In Phacochoerus africanus isolate WHEZ1 chromosome 1, ROS_Pafr_v1, whole genome shotgun sequence, the following are encoded in one genomic region:
- the C1H21orf140 gene encoding uncharacterized protein C21orf140 homolog, whose product MPHFANPLLRNIIIRNLFDSIKRKQCLQYLKTLRTLQYDGFTTIYFGETDIPESLVTGEDFSDGSFLPTPTWCIVHAGGSKGWVPWTYRMFLRDELCTKQEDSLFFEFCEVAQKTYGKCAIVIKERRQQDEMKPKEDKESEAQVSSVINLTSIVCCPEVAKYYGHKLLSLPSPYNYLNPLDSAWSSLKWFIINNRKEFCLQSIDSVYSYQYILFSDLISKGIERINPSKWRTLTNKVRRWENYYLGKFS is encoded by the coding sequence ATGCCTCACTTCGCAAACCCTCTCTTAAGAAACATCATTATCAGAAATCTATTTGATAGCATCAAGAGGAAGCAATGTCTCCAATACCTGAAGACCTTGAGAACACTGCAATATGATGGATTCACAACCATATATTTTGGGGAAACTGATATCCCTGAGAGTCTTGTCACTGGGGAAGATTTCAGTGATGGTTCTTTCCTGCCGACTCCAACGTGGTGTATTGTTCATGCTGGTGGGAGTAAAGGATGGGTGCCTTGGACATATCGAATGTTCCTGAGGGATGAGTTATGCACCAAACAAGAAGACAGCCTCTTCTTTGAGTTCTGTGAGGTGGCCCAGAAGACCTATGGGAAGTGTGCCATTGTGATCAAAGAGAGAAGGCAGCAGGATGAGATGAAgccaaaagaagacaaagagtCTGAAGCCCAGGTCTCATCCGTCATTAACTTAACGAGCATCGTATGTTGCCCCGAGGTAGCCAAGTACTATGGCCATAAACTACTCTCTCTGCCATCCCCTTACAATTACCTGAACCCTTTAGACTCAGCCTGGTCTTCTCTGAAATGGTTTATCATCAATAACAGGAAGGAGTTTTGTTTGCAGTCCATCGACAGTGTCTATTCTTACCAGTATATACTCTTCAGTGATTTAATTAGCAAAGGGATTGAAAGGATAAACCCAAGCAAATGGAGAACACTAACTAACAAAGTCCGAAGATGGGAAAACTACTATCTTGGTAAATTTTCTTAA
- the SMIM11 gene encoding small integral membrane protein 11 — protein sequence MNWKALEHMPLLLYILAAKTLILCLAFAGVKIYQRKRLEAKQQKLEAERRKQAEKKDN from the exons ATGAATTGGAAG GCTCTTGAACACATGCCCCTGCTCCTGTATATCCTGGCAGCGAAAACATTAATTCTCTGCCTGGCATTTGCCGGAGTCAAGATATACCAAAGGAAAAGATTGGAAGCAAAACAGCAAAAACTGGAAGCTGAAAGGAGGAAGCAGGCCGAGAAGAAGGATAACTAA